Proteins encoded within one genomic window of Pristis pectinata isolate sPriPec2 chromosome 39, sPriPec2.1.pri, whole genome shotgun sequence:
- the LOC127587219 gene encoding uncharacterized protein LOC127587219 has translation MAVSLRARGNGTSRTHGEGLWGLLSLLLFQNVAAKIRITPTQHDFRVVEGANFSIAADFEMDPGDTVASASWIKMNGRNQIIVDCSPDQVVTVAYSTYRGRGRCTMQADVIALTLTELTPNDAGVYELKMVSENGDISTEQFMGKLYEPVSNLSIQGRLDRGATLILTCKVAAGTDPIFNWALSNGAVDNSSKYIMSANRSVLTVSELESSDCRVYRCLVRNDVNDKEAHFNVSESDSFQFCRENKCYIALVVIGILLLPFVGYLVLKGVERCRKNRQRDGSSPAERYRLSTVGGSDNSTDPPEGGGE, from the exons ATGGCAGTCTCCTTACGGGCAAGAGGAAATGGAACCAGTCGAACACATGGAGAAGGACTCTGGGGccttctctcccttctcctcttccaga ATGTGGCCGCCAAGATCCGGATCACGCCGACGCAACACGACTTCCGCGTTGTCGAGGGAGCCAACTTTAGCATCGCGGCTGACTTTGAGATGGACCCGGGAGACACCGTCGCTTCGGCGTCCTGGATTAAAATGAACGGGAGGAATCAGATAATTGTCGATTGTTCGCCGGACCAGGTTGTGACAGTAGCCTACTCCACGTACCGGGGACGGGGAAGGTGCACAATGCAGGCAGACGTTATAGCATTAACACTGACCGAACTCACGCCAAACGACGCCGGAGTTTATGAGCTCAAGATGGTCTCAGAGAACGGTGACATCAGCACAGAGCAATTCATGGGGAAACTCTATG AGCCCGTTTCCAATCTCAGCATCCAAGGCCGCCTGGACCGAGGGGCCACCCTTATTCTGACGTGCAAGGTCGCAGCCGGGACGGACCCGATATTTAACTGGGCCCTGAGCAACGGGGCTGTAGACAACAGCAGCAAGTATATAATGTCGGCAAACCGCAGCGTCCTGACCGTATCTGAGTTGGAGTCTTCCGACTGCCGCGTGTACAGGTGCCTCGTTAGAAACGATGTCAATGACAAGGAGGCGCATTTCAACGTTTCCG AATCGGACAGCTTTCAGttctgcagagaaaacaaatgtTACATTGCCCTGGTGGTGATTGGCATCTTGTTACTGCCTTTCGTTGGTTATTTGGTG CTCAAGGGTGTCGAACGCTGCAGGAAGAATCGGCAGAGAGACGGGTCATCACCGGCGGAACGCTATCGACTGTCGACCGTGGGAGGGAGCGACAATTCGACCGATCCCCCGGAAGGGGGTGGCGAGTAG